From the Flavobacterium galactosidilyticum genome, one window contains:
- a CDS encoding UDP-2,3-diacylglucosamine diphosphatase has protein sequence MQLPNNKKIYFASDQHFGAPTPELSFPREQKFVAWLDEVKKDAEAIFLLGDLFDFWFEYKTVVPKGFIRVLGKLAEIRDSGIPIYFFVGNHDLWMEDYFQKELNIPVFHDNQEYTFGDKTFLIGHGDGKGPGDLGYKRMKKVFTNPFFKWLFRWVHPDIGVRLAQYLSVKNKLISGDEDVTFLGEDKEWLILYSKRKLETKHYNYLVFGHRHLPMKLTVGENAEYVNLGDWISYFTYGVFDGENFEIKKF, from the coding sequence ATGCAGTTACCCAACAATAAAAAAATTTATTTCGCTTCTGATCAACACTTTGGTGCACCAACACCCGAATTGAGTTTTCCCAGAGAACAAAAATTTGTCGCTTGGCTTGACGAAGTAAAGAAGGATGCTGAAGCTATTTTTCTATTGGGCGATTTATTTGATTTTTGGTTCGAATATAAAACGGTTGTTCCAAAAGGATTTATTCGTGTTCTTGGCAAATTAGCCGAAATTCGTGATAGTGGTATTCCTATTTATTTCTTTGTAGGGAACCACGATTTATGGATGGAAGATTATTTCCAGAAAGAATTGAATATTCCCGTTTTTCATGACAATCAAGAATATACTTTTGGAGATAAAACATTCTTAATTGGCCATGGTGACGGAAAAGGTCCTGGAGATTTAGGATATAAACGGATGAAAAAGGTATTTACTAATCCTTTTTTCAAATGGCTTTTTAGATGGGTTCATCCAGATATTGGCGTTCGTTTAGCGCAATACCTTTCGGTAAAAAACAAATTAATTTCTGGTGATGAAGATGTTACTTTTCTGGGTGAAGATAAAGAATGGCTTATTTTATATTCCAAAAGAAAGCTAGAAACCAAGCATTATAATTATCTTGTTTTTGGTCACCGCCACTTACCAATGAAATTAACGGTAGGAGAAAATGCTGAATATGTCAATCTGGGCGATTGGATTAGCTATTTTACCTATGGCGTTTTTGATGGTGAAAATTTCGAAATCAAAAAATTCTAA
- a CDS encoding 6-pyruvoyl trahydropterin synthase family protein yields the protein MSNIRITKQFSFETGHALYGYDGKCKNVHGHSYKLSVTVIGSPITDRSNVKFGMVIDFTDLKKIVKEEIVDQFDHATVFNGTTPHIELANELMTRGHHVILVDYQPTSENMVVDFSQRIINRLPEGITLFSLKLQETDSSFAEWYASDNMKSIL from the coding sequence ATGAGCAATATCAGAATCACAAAACAATTTAGTTTCGAAACCGGACACGCTTTATATGGCTATGACGGGAAATGTAAAAATGTTCACGGGCATAGTTATAAATTGTCAGTAACCGTGATAGGATCACCAATTACGGATCGTTCTAATGTAAAATTTGGAATGGTGATTGACTTTACAGATTTAAAGAAAATTGTAAAAGAGGAAATCGTAGATCAATTTGACCATGCTACAGTTTTTAATGGCACAACGCCACACATAGAATTAGCTAACGAATTAATGACTCGAGGCCATCATGTTATTTTAGTGGATTATCAACCAACGAGCGAAAACATGGTTGTTGATTTTTCACAAAGAATCATCAATCGATTGCCAGAAGGAATCACTCTTTTTTCTTTAAAATTACAAGAAACTGATTCTTCTTTTGCGGAATGGTATGCTTCTGATAATATGAAATCTATACTATAA
- a CDS encoding MFS transporter, which yields MSSEKPLKKDPYAALRFKEFNTFLLLRFAMVFAWSMQFIIIEWQVYSITKDPLSLGIIGLMEVIPAISLALFAGHIVDQKEKKGLLVKCILAFSVISFGLFLLTWPVVIGDISTQTILYSIYFLVFLGGLVRAFLGPTIFSLLSLLVPKKVYPNAATWSSSVWQIASVAGPALAGFSITLIGVHWSMCTVFACSIFALLALSQIKKKPILNPKIGEPVMQSLSEGIKFVFNNKTVLGAITLDMVAVLFGGAIALLPIFAQDILKVGPEGFGFLRAAPAVGAFLTMIITAYVPLSKNAGLKLLSAIFAFGICIIVFGLSTIFWVSLIALFFSGVFDGISVVIRQTILQLKTPDHMRGRVSAVNSMFVGSSNELGAFESGLTARLMGTVTAVVFGGSMTLLVVLTTGIISPTFRKLDLRKDLEEHENGE from the coding sequence ATGAGCTCAGAAAAGCCACTAAAAAAAGATCCATACGCCGCTTTACGATTTAAGGAATTCAATACTTTTTTACTGCTGCGTTTTGCTATGGTCTTTGCTTGGTCGATGCAATTCATCATTATCGAATGGCAAGTGTACAGTATTACTAAAGACCCTCTTTCTTTAGGAATTATCGGTTTAATGGAAGTAATTCCAGCTATTTCATTGGCATTATTTGCTGGACATATTGTTGATCAGAAAGAAAAAAAGGGATTATTAGTAAAATGTATCTTAGCATTCTCTGTCATCAGTTTTGGATTATTTTTACTGACTTGGCCAGTTGTAATTGGGGATATATCGACACAAACTATTTTATATTCTATCTATTTCTTGGTCTTTCTTGGTGGTTTAGTCAGGGCTTTTCTTGGACCAACCATCTTTTCTCTATTATCCTTACTTGTACCTAAAAAAGTATATCCTAATGCAGCGACATGGAGTAGTTCTGTTTGGCAAATTGCCTCAGTAGCTGGACCAGCACTTGCAGGATTTTCTATTACGCTTATAGGAGTGCATTGGTCGATGTGTACTGTTTTTGCTTGCTCAATTTTCGCTTTATTAGCATTGTCACAAATAAAGAAAAAACCAATTCTGAATCCTAAAATTGGAGAACCTGTAATGCAAAGTTTATCCGAAGGAATAAAATTTGTATTCAATAATAAAACAGTTTTAGGAGCTATCACACTTGATATGGTCGCCGTTCTTTTTGGTGGCGCTATCGCTTTACTGCCTATTTTTGCACAAGACATTTTAAAAGTAGGTCCTGAAGGTTTCGGTTTTTTAAGAGCCGCTCCTGCGGTGGGCGCATTTTTAACCATGATTATCACGGCTTATGTTCCTTTGAGTAAAAATGCAGGACTAAAATTGCTATCCGCCATATTTGCTTTCGGAATTTGTATCATTGTTTTTGGACTTTCCACCATTTTCTGGGTTTCACTGATCGCTTTATTCTTTAGTGGCGTTTTCGACGGAATCTCTGTAGTTATTCGTCAAACTATCCTACAATTAAAAACTCCTGATCATATGCGTGGTCGAGTTTCAGCTGTAAACTCAATGTTTGTTGGTTCTTCTAATGAATTAGGCGCTTTTGAAAGTGGTCTAACTGCTCGATTAATGGGAACTGTAACAGCAGTTGTTTTTGGTGGAAGCATGACGCTGCTTGTCGTTTTAACTACTGGAATTATTTCGCCTACTTTTAGAAAACTAGATTTGAGAAAAGATTTAGAGGAACACGAAAACGGGGAATAA
- a CDS encoding GreA/GreB family elongation factor, which translates to MSKSLILTTGIYDMIKDHVKRKKATPIQEATLLAQLKSAKQVTRKELPEDVVNIDTRATVKYLDNNEEEVFTFVAPDKAKRRNNTESIMSTMGLALVGYQAGDKLTWSFEEGEKEIELLKVERI; encoded by the coding sequence ATGTCAAAAAGTTTAATTTTAACTACAGGAATATATGATATGATTAAGGATCATGTTAAAAGAAAAAAAGCAACTCCAATTCAAGAGGCGACTTTACTTGCGCAACTTAAAAGTGCAAAACAAGTAACTAGAAAAGAGCTTCCGGAAGATGTTGTGAATATTGATACTCGTGCAACAGTAAAATATCTTGATAATAATGAAGAAGAAGTTTTTACATTTGTAGCACCAGACAAGGCTAAAAGAAGAAACAATACGGAGTCTATCATGTCAACAATGGGACTTGCATTAGTAGGATACCAAGCTGGGGACAAACTTACTTGGTCATTTGAAGAAGGTGAAAAAGAAATCGAACTACTTAAAGTAGAGAGAATCTAA
- the rpoN gene encoding RNA polymerase factor sigma-54: protein MLKQFLNLKLSQKLSPQQIQLMKLIQLPTQAFEQRLLEEMNENPALEAGKEEDEFENDEFENEDYDDYDDAESERIDAEDINIDEYLSNDETPDYKTQTNNYSDDDEDRETPFAAPVSFHQDLINQLNTFILNDEEREIAEFLVGSIDDMGYIRRSVADMVDDMAFTQGIYTDEKMVEKMMQVIHELEPSGVGARDLQECLLLQLKHKTPTEYVELATDIIENQFDAFTKKHYDKLIQKYSVSNEQLKKAVHEIEKLNPKPGGAFTGNNKITENVVPDFAIRIVDGELELTLNGRNAPTLHVSKDYQEMMQTYKDSRDKSAQQKDAVQFIKQKLDSAKWFIDAIRQRQETLFVTMNAIMHYQEEYFLDGDETKLKPMILKDIADMVGLDISTISRVANSKYVETPYGTKLIKEFFSESMKNDQGEDVSTLEIKKILQNTIEEEDKKKPLPDDQLADILKEKGYPIARRTIAKYREQLDIPVARMRKKI, encoded by the coding sequence ATGCTAAAGCAATTCTTAAATTTAAAATTATCACAGAAATTATCTCCTCAACAAATTCAGTTGATGAAGCTAATTCAATTGCCTACGCAAGCTTTTGAGCAACGCTTATTAGAAGAAATGAACGAAAATCCTGCTTTAGAAGCTGGAAAAGAGGAAGATGAATTCGAAAATGACGAGTTTGAAAACGAAGATTACGATGATTATGATGACGCCGAATCAGAGCGAATTGACGCCGAAGACATTAACATAGATGAATATCTAAGTAACGACGAAACTCCAGATTATAAAACGCAAACCAATAATTATAGTGACGACGATGAAGATCGCGAAACACCTTTTGCGGCACCAGTAAGTTTTCACCAGGATTTAATCAATCAATTGAACACATTCATATTGAATGATGAAGAGCGTGAAATTGCAGAATTTCTAGTAGGAAGCATCGACGATATGGGATACATTCGTCGCAGCGTGGCTGACATGGTAGATGACATGGCATTTACTCAAGGTATTTACACCGATGAGAAAATGGTCGAAAAAATGATGCAAGTCATTCATGAATTGGAACCTTCAGGTGTTGGAGCACGTGATTTACAAGAATGTTTATTGCTGCAATTAAAGCATAAAACTCCAACAGAATATGTAGAACTTGCTACTGATATCATCGAAAATCAATTTGATGCTTTTACGAAAAAACATTACGATAAGTTAATTCAAAAATACAGTGTTTCAAACGAACAACTTAAAAAGGCGGTTCACGAAATAGAAAAACTAAATCCAAAACCAGGTGGCGCATTTACTGGAAATAATAAAATTACCGAAAATGTAGTTCCTGATTTTGCTATTAGAATTGTAGATGGTGAATTAGAACTTACCTTAAATGGCAGAAATGCTCCTACTCTACACGTTTCCAAAGATTATCAGGAAATGATGCAGACTTATAAGGATTCACGTGATAAATCAGCACAGCAAAAAGATGCAGTTCAGTTTATTAAGCAAAAATTAGACTCGGCTAAATGGTTTATCGATGCGATACGACAACGTCAAGAAACACTTTTTGTAACGATGAATGCAATTATGCATTATCAAGAAGAATATTTCTTAGATGGCGACGAAACTAAACTGAAACCAATGATCCTAAAAGACATTGCCGATATGGTAGGCCTTGACATTTCGACAATTTCACGTGTAGCCAATAGTAAATATGTAGAAACGCCCTACGGCACAAAACTAATTAAGGAATTTTTCTCAGAATCAATGAAAAACGATCAAGGAGAAGATGTTTCTACTTTAGAAATTAAAAAAATTCTGCAGAATACTATAGAAGAAGAAGACAAGAAAAAACCTCTTCCAGATGATCAATTAGCAGATATTCTAAAAGAAAAAGGCTATCCTATTGCTCGAAGAACAATTGCTAAATACAGAGAACAACTTGATATTCCTGTGGCTAGAATGAGGAAGAAGATATAA
- a CDS encoding thymidine kinase produces MFLENTVNHKEQFGWIEVICGSMFSGKTEELIRRLKRAQFAKQKVEIFKPAIDTRYDEEMVVSHDANEIRSTPVPAAANIAILAQGCDVVGIDEAQFFDDEIVKICNDLANQGIRVIVAGLDMDFKGNPFGPMPALMATAEYVTKVHAVCTQTGNLANYSHRKNNSDKLVMLGETEEYEPLSRAAYYHAMRKDSEK; encoded by the coding sequence ATGTTTCTCGAAAATACAGTAAATCATAAAGAGCAATTTGGTTGGATCGAAGTCATTTGTGGGTCTATGTTTTCGGGTAAAACCGAAGAGCTGATTCGCCGATTGAAAAGAGCACAATTTGCAAAGCAAAAAGTAGAAATTTTCAAACCAGCAATCGACACGCGCTATGACGAAGAGATGGTTGTGTCGCATGATGCTAACGAAATTCGTTCGACACCAGTTCCTGCTGCTGCAAATATTGCTATTTTGGCACAAGGTTGCGATGTAGTTGGTATTGATGAAGCGCAGTTTTTTGATGACGAAATCGTGAAAATTTGTAACGATTTAGCTAATCAGGGTATTCGCGTTATTGTTGCTGGTTTAGATATGGATTTTAAAGGGAATCCTTTTGGACCAATGCCTGCGCTTATGGCTACTGCCGAATATGTAACTAAAGTCCACGCTGTTTGTACTCAGACTGGAAATCTTGCTAATTACAGTCATAGAAAAAACAATAGTGACAAACTTGTAATGCTTGGTGAAACCGAAGAATACGAGCCTTTAAGTCGTGCCGCTTATTATCATGCAATGCGTAAAGATTCAGAGAAATAA
- the recJ gene encoding single-stranded-DNA-specific exonuclease RecJ encodes MRWTIKPKPSEEKIKHLAQALNVEDFVAQLLVQRGIETFEDAKNFFRPSLDHLHDPYLMKDMEKAVKRIEKAIENKEQILVFGDYDVDGTTAVSLVSSYLKSYHPDVATYIPDRYKEGYGVSFMGIDFADDNGFSLIIALDCGIKSIDHVAYAKERNIDFIICDHHRPGDTLPDAVAVLDPKRDDCTYPYDELCGCGIGFKLIQALGINRNQTISDLVPYLDLVAAAIAADIVPMTGENRILAHFGLQVINSDPRPGIKALIHQIKKQTLDITDVVFIIAPRINAAGRIKHGNHAVELLTEFDFEQAQQFASEIEAYNSERKDLDKLITKEALKQIDENKEKERFTSVVFQEDWHKGVIGIVASRLIETYYRPTLVFTKSGDKYAASARSVKGFDVYNALEACSEHLEQFGGHMYAAGMTLKEENYLLFKEAFEKEVEKTIHPDMLVPEISIDAEINFSDITPKLIRILKQFEPFGPLNMTPTFLTKEVKDTGYGKLMGQEEEHLRLFVKQNGSEGIAAIGFGLGDKFDLTTNQKPFQVAYCIDENEWNGKVSIQLRLKSIK; translated from the coding sequence ATGCGTTGGACTATTAAACCCAAACCTTCCGAAGAGAAAATCAAACATTTGGCGCAAGCCTTAAATGTGGAAGATTTTGTGGCGCAATTATTAGTACAACGAGGCATTGAAACTTTTGAGGATGCCAAGAATTTTTTCCGTCCTTCTTTAGACCATTTGCATGATCCATACTTAATGAAGGATATGGAAAAAGCGGTGAAGCGAATCGAAAAAGCAATAGAGAATAAGGAACAAATTCTTGTTTTCGGTGATTATGACGTAGATGGAACCACGGCGGTCTCGCTCGTTTCTTCTTACTTAAAAAGCTATCATCCTGATGTAGCTACTTATATTCCGGATCGTTATAAAGAAGGCTATGGCGTTTCCTTTATGGGAATTGACTTTGCTGATGACAATGGTTTTTCATTAATTATTGCTTTAGATTGCGGTATAAAATCGATTGATCATGTCGCTTACGCAAAAGAACGAAACATTGATTTCATTATTTGCGATCACCACAGACCTGGAGATACATTACCTGATGCTGTTGCCGTTCTCGATCCAAAACGGGATGATTGTACGTATCCTTATGATGAATTGTGTGGTTGTGGCATTGGTTTCAAACTGATTCAGGCTTTAGGAATAAACAGAAATCAAACTATTAGTGATCTAGTTCCCTACTTAGATTTAGTTGCTGCCGCCATTGCTGCCGATATTGTTCCTATGACGGGAGAAAATAGGATCTTAGCACATTTTGGATTACAAGTTATCAATAGCGATCCAAGACCTGGAATAAAAGCATTGATCCATCAAATAAAAAAACAAACGTTAGATATTACCGATGTCGTTTTTATAATCGCACCGAGAATTAATGCGGCTGGACGTATCAAACATGGTAATCATGCCGTTGAATTATTAACCGAATTTGATTTTGAACAAGCACAACAATTTGCTTCCGAAATTGAAGCCTATAATTCAGAGCGCAAAGATTTAGACAAACTAATTACCAAAGAGGCTTTGAAACAAATCGATGAAAACAAGGAGAAAGAGCGATTTACCTCTGTCGTTTTTCAAGAAGATTGGCATAAAGGTGTAATCGGAATTGTGGCTTCTCGACTGATAGAAACTTATTATCGTCCAACATTAGTTTTCACAAAAAGTGGCGATAAATATGCAGCATCGGCTCGTTCTGTAAAAGGATTTGATGTCTATAATGCACTTGAAGCCTGCTCGGAACATTTAGAGCAATTTGGTGGACATATGTATGCAGCTGGAATGACTTTAAAAGAAGAGAACTATCTATTATTTAAAGAAGCTTTCGAAAAAGAGGTCGAAAAAACCATACATCCCGATATGTTGGTTCCAGAAATTTCGATTGATGCTGAAATCAATTTTTCTGATATCACTCCAAAATTAATCCGCATTCTGAAACAATTTGAACCTTTTGGACCTTTGAACATGACTCCTACTTTTTTGACAAAAGAGGTTAAAGATACAGGCTACGGAAAACTAATGGGACAGGAAGAGGAACATTTACGCCTTTTTGTAAAACAAAATGGTAGTGAAGGCATTGCGGCGATTGGTTTTGGACTAGGAGATAAATTTGATTTAACTACCAACCAAAAACCTTTTCAAGTAGCGTATTGTATTGACGAAAATGAGTGGAACGGAAAAGTTTCTATCCAACTAAGATTAAAAAGCATCAAGTAA
- the asnS gene encoding asparagine--tRNA ligase, which translates to MRHTKVKDLLNSTSTLHEVNAKGWVRTFRNNQFIALNDGSTIDNIQCVVDFENTPDETLKRITTGAAISVTGTLIESKGAGQKFEIQVAKLEILGDSDAEKFPIQPKNKPSLDFLRENAHLRVRTNIFGAIMRVRSVLSYAVHGYFQQKGFVYVNTPIITGSDAEGAGEMFKVTALPFDGTPRTEDGKVDYKQDFFGKETNLTVSGQLEGETFAMALGQIYTFGPTFRAENSNTSRHLAEFWMIEPEVAFNDLNDNMDLAEDFIQYVIKYTIDKCPEDLKFLEGRLLDEEKSKPAAERSEMALLEKLNFVLDNNFKRVSYTEAIDILRDCTPNKKKKFNYIINEWGADLQSEHERYLVEKHFKCPVILFDYPANIKAFYMRLNEDGKTVRAMDILFPGIGEIVGGSQREERFDVLVEKMKALGIDEEELWWYLDTRRFGSAVHSGFGLGFERLVLFVTGMTNIRDVIPFPRTPQNAEF; encoded by the coding sequence ATGAGACATACAAAGGTTAAAGACTTACTAAACAGCACCTCGACACTTCATGAAGTAAATGCAAAAGGATGGGTGAGAACTTTTAGAAATAATCAATTTATTGCGTTAAACGATGGCTCAACCATTGACAATATTCAATGTGTGGTAGATTTTGAGAACACGCCAGACGAAACCTTGAAGAGAATTACCACTGGAGCGGCAATATCTGTAACAGGAACTTTGATTGAAAGCAAAGGTGCAGGACAAAAATTTGAGATTCAAGTAGCAAAATTAGAAATCCTTGGAGATTCGGATGCGGAGAAATTCCCTATTCAACCCAAGAACAAACCTAGTCTTGATTTCTTGCGTGAAAATGCGCATTTAAGAGTGCGTACTAATATTTTTGGAGCGATTATGAGAGTGCGTTCCGTATTGTCATACGCAGTGCATGGTTATTTTCAACAAAAAGGATTTGTCTATGTAAATACGCCAATCATTACAGGATCTGATGCGGAAGGCGCTGGTGAAATGTTTAAAGTTACGGCTTTACCATTTGACGGAACACCTAGAACCGAAGATGGTAAAGTAGATTACAAACAAGATTTTTTTGGAAAAGAAACCAACTTGACGGTTTCTGGACAATTAGAAGGCGAAACTTTTGCTATGGCTTTGGGTCAAATTTATACTTTTGGACCAACATTTAGAGCTGAAAACTCAAATACTTCTCGTCACCTTGCGGAATTTTGGATGATTGAGCCAGAAGTGGCTTTCAATGATTTGAATGACAACATGGACTTAGCTGAAGATTTTATTCAGTACGTGATTAAATACACAATTGATAAGTGTCCTGAGGATTTAAAATTCTTAGAAGGTCGTTTATTAGATGAAGAAAAATCAAAACCAGCCGCGGAAAGAAGCGAAATGGCACTTTTGGAAAAATTAAATTTTGTTTTAGATAACAATTTCAAACGTGTTTCTTACACTGAAGCGATTGATATATTAAGAGATTGTACGCCAAATAAAAAGAAAAAATTCAACTACATCATCAACGAATGGGGAGCTGATTTGCAATCTGAACACGAGCGTTATTTAGTTGAAAAACACTTTAAATGCCCAGTAATCCTGTTTGATTATCCTGCTAATATCAAGGCATTTTACATGCGTTTGAACGAAGACGGAAAAACAGTTCGCGCGATGGATATCCTTTTCCCAGGAATTGGCGAAATCGTAGGAGGTTCTCAAAGAGAAGAACGTTTTGATGTTTTGGTTGAAAAAATGAAAGCATTAGGAATTGACGAAGAAGAACTATGGTGGTATTTAGACACTAGACGTTTTGGTTCAGCAGTTCACTCTGGTTTTGGACTTGGATTCGAGAGATTGGTACTTTTTGTTACTGGAATGACTAATATTAGAGATGTAATTCCTTTCCCTAGAACACCACAAAACGCTGAATTTTAA
- a CDS encoding HopJ type III effector protein, which produces MNIDSFLEKLNKTPETIAFTETIAIIEENYTFEPTAFENGVLHNVAGENSGSCKLFAFAELQNLSEAATLSCFGAYYYDEVLKNPDGTNHQNIRNFMKTGWEGIAFYGSPLQLK; this is translated from the coding sequence ATGAACATAGATTCTTTTTTAGAAAAATTAAATAAAACTCCTGAAACTATTGCTTTCACAGAAACCATTGCGATAATTGAGGAAAACTATACTTTCGAACCAACAGCTTTCGAAAATGGAGTATTACACAATGTGGCGGGAGAGAATTCAGGTTCTTGTAAATTATTCGCTTTTGCGGAATTGCAAAACTTATCTGAAGCAGCAACATTATCTTGTTTTGGAGCATACTATTACGATGAAGTATTAAAAAATCCTGATGGAACCAATCACCAAAACATTCGTAACTTTATGAAAACGGGTTGGGAAGGAATTGCATTTTACGGAAGTCCTTTACAATTAAAGTAA
- a CDS encoding flavin monoamine oxidase family protein — protein sequence MNNAKIIIIGAGLSGLMMAYLLQKKGFEVIILEAESRIGGRIETLTGSNGATMEMGATCFSKPHQNLIALLEGFKIPYFKQHTQGISFFETMSFVPPQKFEISDSEESSFRIVGGTAKLIEKLVEKIGIQNIKTDTKVTTIKEVDNYLEVTDYKGIKYTAEKVISTLPPHLLVQTIKFEPNLPDYIQQLAKKTHTWMGESIKFAVEYASPFWRENNYSGALYSQASIIQEMYDHSTADNSGFALKGFLNGGTYTMSKDERQEKVILQLIKLFGNEAENYIEYHEKIWREEPLTFFPYEQLVMGHENNGHTDYKTPFLNNKLYISGSETASQNPGYMEGAIVAAKNIVSQF from the coding sequence ATGAATAATGCAAAAATTATAATCATCGGTGCCGGCTTGTCTGGTTTAATGATGGCCTATTTGCTTCAAAAAAAAGGATTTGAAGTTATTATATTGGAAGCTGAAAGTCGTATTGGTGGCCGTATAGAAACTCTTACTGGTTCTAACGGAGCAACAATGGAAATGGGCGCCACTTGCTTCAGTAAACCGCATCAAAATCTTATTGCATTATTAGAAGGGTTTAAAATACCCTATTTTAAACAACACACTCAAGGTATTTCTTTTTTTGAAACGATGTCTTTTGTGCCTCCACAAAAATTTGAAATTTCAGATAGTGAAGAATCTTCGTTTCGAATAGTTGGTGGAACAGCAAAATTAATTGAAAAATTAGTTGAAAAAATTGGCATTCAAAACATCAAAACTGACACTAAAGTAACAACTATAAAGGAAGTTGATAACTACTTAGAAGTTACAGATTACAAAGGAATTAAATATACAGCAGAAAAAGTCATCAGTACTTTACCCCCGCATTTGTTGGTTCAAACTATAAAATTCGAGCCTAATTTACCTGATTACATTCAGCAATTAGCCAAAAAAACACATACGTGGATGGGCGAATCGATAAAATTTGCTGTAGAATATGCAAGTCCATTTTGGAGAGAAAATAATTATTCTGGAGCGCTATATAGCCAAGCTAGCATCATTCAGGAAATGTACGATCACAGTACAGCTGACAATTCCGGATTTGCCTTAAAAGGATTTCTAAACGGCGGCACCTATACAATGTCAAAAGACGAACGACAAGAAAAAGTGATTCTCCAATTGATAAAACTCTTTGGCAACGAAGCCGAAAATTATATTGAATATCATGAAAAAATATGGCGTGAAGAACCACTTACTTTTTTCCCATACGAACAATTAGTTATGGGACATGAGAATAATGGTCACACAGATTATAAAACACCATTTTTGAACAACAAATTATATATTTCTGGTTCCGAAACTGCTTCTCAAAATCCAGGATATATGGAAGGAGCAATAGTGGCCGCCAAAAATATTGTCTCACAATTTTAA
- the rsmI gene encoding 16S rRNA (cytidine(1402)-2'-O)-methyltransferase — translation MSKLYIVPTPIGNLEDMTFRAIRILKEVDLILAEDTRTSGKLLKHFEIGTHMHSHHMHNEHKTIENLISRLKAGETIALISDAGTPAISDPGFLLTRACVENGITVECLPGATAFVPALVNSGLPNDKFIFEGFLPEKKGRQTRYLELAEETRTMILYVSPHKLVKTLAEFVTYFGEDRQICVSRELSKLHEENRRGTAKEVLAHFEKTAPRGEIVVVVAGKTIVKEAKKSKFSPDEEI, via the coding sequence ATGTCAAAATTATATATCGTTCCTACACCCATCGGCAATCTTGAAGATATGACTTTTCGAGCCATTCGGATTCTAAAAGAAGTCGATTTGATTCTTGCGGAAGACACGCGTACGAGCGGAAAATTATTAAAGCATTTCGAAATTGGCACGCACATGCACAGCCATCACATGCACAATGAACACAAAACAATCGAAAATTTAATTTCCCGATTGAAAGCTGGTGAAACCATTGCGTTAATTTCTGATGCCGGAACTCCAGCGATTTCAGACCCTGGATTTTTACTGACTCGTGCCTGCGTTGAAAATGGAATTACTGTGGAATGTCTTCCTGGAGCTACTGCTTTTGTACCAGCGTTAGTGAATAGTGGGTTGCCAAATGATAAATTTATTTTCGAAGGTTTTTTACCTGAGAAAAAAGGACGTCAAACCCGTTACTTAGAACTAGCCGAAGAAACTAGAACCATGATACTCTATGTTTCCCCTCATAAATTAGTCAAAACACTGGCTGAATTTGTAACTTATTTTGGCGAAGACCGCCAAATTTGTGTTTCTAGAGAACTGTCTAAATTGCATGAAGAAAACCGAAGAGGAACTGCAAAAGAAGTTTTAGCTCATTTTGAAAAAACAGCGCCAAGAGGAGAAATCGTTGTCGTTGTAGCTGGTAAAACCATCGTTAAAGAAGCTAAAAAATCTAAATTTTCACCAGACGAAGAAATATGA